A window of the Streptomyces sp. NBC_00250 genome harbors these coding sequences:
- a CDS encoding roadblock/LC7 domain-containing protein: MTAPNAAASSTTSGHGHGNGELNWLLDELVQRVASIRKALVLSSDGLPTGASQDLTREDGEHLAAVASGFHSLAKGVGRHFEAGKVRQTVVELEDAFLFVTAAGDGSCLAVLADADSDVGQVAYEMTLMVKRVGAHLATAPRTGLPAGG; encoded by the coding sequence ATGACCGCACCGAACGCCGCAGCATCCAGCACCACTTCCGGCCACGGGCACGGAAACGGCGAGCTGAACTGGCTCCTCGACGAGCTCGTGCAGCGCGTCGCGTCCATCCGGAAGGCCCTGGTGCTCTCCAGCGACGGCCTCCCGACCGGTGCGTCCCAGGACCTGACCCGGGAGGACGGCGAGCACCTGGCCGCCGTCGCCTCCGGCTTCCACAGCCTCGCCAAGGGAGTCGGCCGCCACTTCGAGGCGGGCAAGGTCCGCCAGACGGTCGTCGAGCTGGAGGACGCCTTCCTCTTCGTCACGGCCGCCGGTGACGGCAGCTGCCTGGCGGTGCTCGCCGACGCGGACTCCGACGTCGGCCAGGTCGCGTACGAGATGACGCTGATGGTGAAGCGGGTCGGGGCCCACCTCGCGACGGCCCCCCGGACCGGTCTGCCCGCGGGAGGGTGA
- a CDS encoding DUF742 domain-containing protein — MSDATERNQLNQSSPPSRFGRPDVPNPSDQGPTPGHHHWFDDEAGPVVRPYAMTRGRTSAATRHRLDLIAVVVPEPAADDPGRDQTLSPEHVEIVERCSEQPQSIAELAAGLDLPVGVVRVLVGDLVEDELVHVTRPVPPAELPDVSILREVINGLRAL; from the coding sequence ATGAGTGACGCAACCGAGCGGAACCAGCTGAACCAGTCGAGCCCGCCGAGCAGGTTCGGCCGACCGGACGTGCCGAACCCGTCGGACCAGGGCCCGACCCCGGGCCACCACCACTGGTTCGACGACGAGGCCGGTCCGGTGGTCCGTCCGTACGCGATGACCCGCGGCCGGACGAGCGCCGCCACCCGTCACCGGCTCGACCTGATCGCGGTGGTCGTGCCCGAGCCCGCCGCCGACGACCCCGGCCGGGACCAGACGCTCTCCCCCGAGCACGTGGAGATCGTCGAACGCTGCTCCGAGCAGCCCCAGTCGATCGCCGAGCTCGCCGCAGGACTCGACCTCCCCGTCGGGGTGGTCCGGGTGCTCGTCGGCGACCTCGTCGAGGACGAACTCGTCCATGTGACCCGCCCCGTTCCGCCGGCCGAGCTGCCGGACGTGAGCATTCTCCGCGAGGTGATCAATGGCCTTCGGGCGCTCTAG
- a CDS encoding GTP-binding protein, which translates to MAFGRSSRKKPYVEPVTLKILVAGGFGVGKTTLVSAVSEIRPLRTEEILSEAGRPVDDLHGVEAKTTTTVAMDFGRITLREDLVLYLFGTPGQDRFWFLWDELAQGALGAVVLADTRRLEDSFAAIDYFERRGIPFTVAVNCFEGARRFPAESVRGALDLDPEVELLMCDARDRESVKNVLVAVVEHALVLADRSHAAATT; encoded by the coding sequence ATGGCCTTCGGGCGCTCTAGCCGCAAGAAGCCGTACGTCGAGCCGGTGACCCTCAAGATCCTCGTCGCGGGCGGGTTCGGGGTCGGCAAGACGACGCTGGTGAGCGCGGTCAGCGAGATCCGGCCCCTGCGGACCGAGGAGATCCTCAGCGAGGCGGGGCGGCCCGTCGACGACCTGCACGGCGTCGAGGCCAAGACGACCACCACGGTCGCCATGGACTTCGGCCGGATCACCCTGCGCGAGGACCTCGTCCTGTACCTGTTCGGCACCCCCGGGCAGGACCGGTTCTGGTTCCTCTGGGACGAGCTGGCGCAGGGCGCGCTCGGGGCGGTCGTCCTGGCGGACACCCGCCGCCTGGAGGACAGCTTCGCGGCCATCGACTACTTCGAGCGGCGTGGCATCCCGTTCACGGTGGCCGTCAACTGCTTCGAGGGCGCCCGGCGGTTCCCCGCCGAGAGCGTGCGCGGGGCGCTCGACCTGGACCCGGAGGTCGAACTCCTGATGTGCGACGCCCGGGACCGCGAGTCCGTGAAGAACGTCCTGGTCGCCGTCGTCGAGCACGCGCTCGTGCTCGCGGACCGGAGCCACGCGGCCGCGACGACCTGA
- a CDS encoding lipid-transfer protein, which translates to MHPWGKWGRSFISYGTAAARAALADAGLEWTDVGSVVGADTMRCGYPGYVAGATFAQALGWQGARVTSVYAACASGAQAIGTARAQILAGLADVVLVVGADSTPKGFFAPAGGERPDDPDWLRFRVLGATNPAYFALYARRRMALYGDTPEDFAQVKVKNATAGALNPLARYRARVSAEQVAASAVVADPLRLLDICATSDGGAALVLSSMEFARRHGHPDPVRVRAVSTVSPTYPKAVLDLPDIATDSAVAVAPAPHSFRASIARAAYEEAGIGPEDLSLAEVYDLSTALELEWYEDIGLCAAGEGAKLLRDGATALGGRLPVNTSGGLASFGEAVPAQAIAQVCELTWQLRGTAGDRQVPGARVGITANQGLFGHGSAVVAVR; encoded by the coding sequence ATGCACCCGTGGGGCAAGTGGGGGCGGAGTTTCATCAGTTACGGGACGGCCGCCGCCCGGGCCGCCCTCGCCGACGCTGGCCTGGAGTGGACGGACGTCGGCTCCGTCGTCGGCGCCGACACCATGCGGTGCGGATACCCGGGGTACGTGGCGGGGGCGACGTTCGCGCAGGCCCTCGGGTGGCAGGGCGCACGGGTCACCAGCGTGTACGCGGCCTGCGCCTCGGGCGCCCAGGCGATCGGGACCGCACGGGCCCAGATCCTCGCCGGACTCGCGGACGTGGTCCTGGTCGTGGGCGCGGACTCGACCCCCAAGGGGTTCTTCGCGCCGGCCGGCGGCGAGCGCCCCGACGATCCGGACTGGCTGCGGTTCCGGGTGCTCGGGGCCACCAACCCCGCGTACTTCGCGCTCTACGCCCGCCGCAGGATGGCCCTGTACGGGGACACGCCCGAGGACTTCGCCCAGGTGAAGGTGAAGAACGCGACGGCCGGTGCGCTCAATCCGCTCGCCCGCTACCGCGCGCGCGTGAGCGCAGAGCAGGTCGCGGCCTCGGCCGTCGTCGCCGATCCGCTGCGGCTCCTCGACATCTGCGCGACCTCGGACGGGGGCGCCGCGCTCGTGCTGTCCAGCATGGAGTTCGCGCGCCGCCACGGGCACCCCGACCCGGTGCGGGTCCGGGCCGTGTCGACGGTCTCCCCCACGTACCCCAAGGCGGTGCTCGACCTCCCGGACATCGCGACCGACTCGGCGGTGGCCGTCGCCCCGGCCCCGCACTCCTTCCGCGCCTCCATCGCGCGCGCCGCCTACGAGGAGGCGGGGATCGGGCCCGAGGACCTCTCCCTCGCGGAGGTGTACGACCTCTCCACCGCCCTGGAGCTGGAGTGGTACGAGGACATCGGGCTGTGCGCGGCCGGCGAGGGCGCCAAGCTGCTGCGCGACGGGGCGACCGCGCTCGGCGGACGTCTGCCCGTCAACACCAGCGGCGGACTGGCCTCCTTCGGGGAGGCGGTGCCCGCCCAGGCGATCGCCCAGGTCTGCGAGCTGACCTGGCAGCTGCGGGGGACGGCCGGCGACCGGCAGGTGCCGGGGGCGCGGGTCGGCATCACCGCCAACCAGGGCCTGTTCGGGCACGGGTCGGCGGTGGTGGCGGTGCGCTGA
- a CDS encoding Zn-ribbon domain-containing OB-fold protein yields MARTRRPVVAGWFTDDTVPETEFRLLGTRCTACASVFFPRADDGCRNPVCPGGGELAEFPLSPRGHVWSYTDGRYRPPAPYVSDPDAPWEPYTLVAVELAAEAMVVLGQAAPGVTAADLAIGTEVEVVPGVLNQDEEHIWTTWNWRPVGSGAEQERPVEPAREERS; encoded by the coding sequence ATGGCACGGACGCGCAGACCTGTGGTGGCCGGGTGGTTCACCGACGACACCGTGCCGGAGACGGAGTTCCGGCTGCTCGGCACCCGTTGCACCGCCTGCGCGTCGGTCTTCTTCCCGCGCGCGGACGACGGGTGCCGCAACCCGGTCTGTCCCGGCGGCGGGGAGCTCGCCGAGTTCCCGCTCTCCCCGCGCGGCCATGTCTGGTCGTACACCGACGGGCGCTACCGTCCGCCCGCCCCGTACGTCTCCGATCCGGACGCGCCCTGGGAGCCGTACACCCTCGTCGCCGTCGAGCTGGCGGCCGAGGCGATGGTGGTCCTCGGACAGGCCGCTCCGGGGGTGACCGCGGCCGATCTGGCGATCGGGACGGAGGTCGAGGTGGTGCCCGGGGTCCTCAACCAGGACGAGGAGCACATCTGGACCACCTGGAACTGGCGGCCGGTCGGGTCCGGGGCAGAGCAGGAACGGCCCGTCGAGCCTGCACGGGAGGAGCGGTCGTGA
- a CDS encoding M15 family metallopeptidase, which yields MTGLASALRTLAVTAAAGLLAVTGAVAAPSPPASAAQEPKAPREFVALASVDRTILQEMRYTTAHNFVGEPVDGYRQPLCILTRSAAEALHRAQVGLLARGYTLKVYDCYRPQRAVDHFVRWAKDLADERMKEEFYPLVDKSRLFADGYIAEKSGHSRGSTVDLTIVRLPAVRTRAYVPGERLRECYAPRAERFPDNSVDMGTGYDCFDTLSHTDDPRVQGVQRAHRQLLKGALVEQGFVNLPEEWWHFTFKPEPFPSTFFDFPVARRSVAGH from the coding sequence ATGACAGGACTTGCTTCCGCTCTCCGTACTCTCGCCGTCACGGCCGCGGCCGGACTGCTCGCCGTCACGGGTGCCGTCGCCGCCCCCTCTCCCCCGGCGTCCGCCGCGCAGGAGCCGAAGGCGCCACGGGAGTTCGTGGCCCTCGCCTCCGTGGACCGGACGATCCTTCAGGAGATGCGCTACACGACGGCGCACAACTTCGTGGGCGAGCCGGTGGACGGCTACCGGCAGCCGCTGTGCATCCTGACGCGGTCGGCGGCCGAGGCACTGCACCGGGCGCAGGTCGGGCTGCTGGCCCGGGGTTACACGCTGAAGGTGTACGACTGCTACCGGCCGCAGCGGGCCGTCGACCACTTCGTGCGCTGGGCGAAGGACCTGGCGGACGAGCGGATGAAGGAGGAGTTCTATCCGCTCGTCGACAAGTCGAGGCTGTTCGCCGACGGTTACATCGCGGAGAAGTCCGGTCACAGCCGGGGCTCGACCGTGGACCTGACGATCGTGCGACTGCCGGCGGTACGTACGCGCGCGTACGTGCCGGGCGAGAGGCTGAGGGAGTGCTACGCCCCTCGGGCGGAGCGGTTCCCCGACAACTCCGTGGACATGGGGACCGGGTACGACTGCTTCGACACGCTCTCGCACACCGACGACCCGCGGGTCCAGGGCGTGCAGCGGGCCCATCGGCAGTTGCTCAAGGGGGCGCTCGTCGAGCAGGGCTTCGTGAACCTGCCGGAGGAGTGGTGGCACTTCACCTTCAAGCCGGAGCCGTTCCCGAGCACGTTCTTCGACTTCCCGGTGGCGCGGAGGTCGGTGGCCGGTCACTGA
- a CDS encoding NUDIX domain-containing protein, which produces MRTVYQFRQRRERVIAYGRPVKDTHGTSHATAPGTSHTAARTSASHCTACGAAHPAEAGWPRTCAACGHTAYRNPLPVAVALLPVTDGAGTGLVVITRTIEPARGGVALPGGFIDHGEDWRAAVARELREETGIVASAEEVGLADALSSPAGHLLLFGLLPPRPAAALPPSAPTNETSGHHVLHAPVELAFPLHTEAVRKWFAGAYG; this is translated from the coding sequence ATGCGCACCGTCTATCAGTTCCGGCAGCGCCGGGAAAGGGTGATCGCATACGGTCGGCCCGTGAAGGACACCCACGGCACCTCCCACGCGACCGCGCCCGGCACCTCCCACACCGCCGCGCGCACCAGCGCCTCGCACTGCACCGCCTGCGGCGCCGCCCACCCGGCCGAGGCCGGCTGGCCCCGCACCTGCGCGGCCTGCGGCCACACCGCCTACCGCAACCCGTTGCCCGTCGCCGTCGCCCTGCTCCCCGTCACGGACGGAGCGGGCACCGGCCTCGTCGTCATCACCCGCACCATCGAGCCCGCGCGGGGCGGGGTCGCCCTGCCCGGAGGCTTCATCGACCACGGCGAGGACTGGCGGGCAGCCGTGGCCCGCGAGCTGCGCGAGGAGACCGGGATCGTGGCCTCCGCCGAGGAGGTGGGCCTCGCCGACGCACTGAGCTCCCCGGCCGGCCACCTCCTCCTCTTCGGCCTCCTCCCGCCCCGCCCGGCCGCCGCTCTCCCGCCCTCGGCCCCGACGAACGAGACGAGCGGCCACCATGTGCTCCACGCGCCCGTGGAGCTGGCCTTCCCGCTCCACACGGAGGCGGTACGGAAGTGGTTCGCGGGGGCGTACGGCTGA
- a CDS encoding glycoside hydrolase family 31 protein: protein MDGRELVRSMKVFGSVQGLRTVRAAWRQRRTDAWGLPPRGAERARVPGLAIGAESAPGGGTVRFARSSLRICVSSGGTVFWGWDGADPLPSYALAGEAPDPDPRAALEPDTDGGWRIVSERVTVAVSRHGAVEIRTPGGVMLRRDLPPRWWEPVAEGGAGGARWVQRSEVPADARFFGLGGRSAGPRLRDGSYRLWNTDPKGSFGPGDDPLYLTMPVQFVVSDAGTHLAFHDNSWDGRVTLAEGEEGAGSGHDRPGTSEVRMGGGPLRCWVVVGTPARVLHGWAALTGAPALPPDWALGAQHARWGFGSEREVRRVVAGYRERGLPLSAVHLDIDHYDGHRVFTVDRERFPDLPGLAKELREQGVRLVSIVDPAVKAEPGNAVYDSGRAAGAFVRDARGDEVHGVVWPGECAYPDFTDPAVREWWGGLYEERLGQGFAGVWHDMNEPVSFAPFGDTTLPRSSRHALDGRGGDHREAHNVYGLTMARAGYEGLRRLRPDERPFLFSRSGWAGMQRYGGTWSGDVSTGWPGLRASLSLVLGLGLCGVPYSGPDVGGFDGSPTPELFLRWYQLGAWLPLFRTHAAIGAGRREPWEFGPEVLEHARVALAERERLRPYFTTLARLARMTGAPYVRPLWWGAPEDRVLRDCEDAFLLGDALLVAPVLTRGADRRAVRLPRGRWYDTATEQAYEGPGQVLLDAPLSRVPVLARAGAVLPVRGEDGGLALEVWAPAAGRTGGGLVVRDTGDGWESAEIERYQSRLVDGRVLVERVTDDGVEEAGLPVRVRGV, encoded by the coding sequence ATGGACGGTCGTGAACTGGTGCGTTCGATGAAGGTGTTCGGCTCGGTGCAGGGGTTGCGGACGGTGCGGGCGGCGTGGCGGCAGCGTCGTACGGACGCGTGGGGGCTGCCGCCGAGGGGTGCCGAGCGGGCCCGGGTGCCGGGGCTCGCGATCGGGGCGGAGTCCGCGCCCGGTGGGGGGACCGTCCGGTTCGCGCGGTCCTCGTTGCGGATCTGTGTGTCGTCGGGCGGCACCGTGTTCTGGGGGTGGGACGGGGCCGATCCCCTTCCCTCGTACGCCTTGGCGGGCGAGGCGCCCGATCCGGATCCCCGGGCCGCCCTGGAACCGGACACGGACGGCGGCTGGCGGATCGTCTCGGAGCGGGTGACGGTGGCGGTCTCCCGGCACGGGGCGGTGGAGATCCGTACGCCGGGCGGGGTGATGCTGCGCCGGGACCTGCCGCCGCGCTGGTGGGAGCCGGTGGCCGAGGGGGGCGCGGGCGGGGCGCGCTGGGTGCAGCGCAGTGAGGTGCCGGCGGACGCGCGGTTCTTCGGGCTCGGTGGGCGGTCCGCCGGGCCGCGGCTTCGGGACGGCTCGTACCGGCTGTGGAACACCGATCCCAAGGGGAGCTTCGGTCCCGGGGACGATCCGCTCTACCTCACCATGCCCGTGCAGTTCGTCGTCTCGGACGCCGGAACGCACCTGGCCTTCCACGACAACTCCTGGGACGGCCGGGTCACCCTGGCCGAGGGCGAGGAGGGCGCGGGGTCCGGGCACGACCGGCCGGGGACCAGCGAGGTCCGCATGGGCGGCGGGCCGCTGCGCTGCTGGGTGGTGGTCGGCACCCCCGCGCGCGTGCTCCACGGCTGGGCGGCCCTCACGGGTGCTCCGGCGCTGCCGCCGGACTGGGCGCTCGGAGCGCAGCACGCGCGCTGGGGGTTCGGCAGCGAGCGCGAGGTCCGGCGCGTCGTGGCCGGATATCGGGAGCGGGGGCTGCCGCTGTCCGCCGTCCACCTCGACATCGACCACTACGACGGGCACCGGGTGTTCACCGTCGACCGGGAGCGGTTCCCCGATCTGCCGGGGCTCGCGAAGGAGCTGCGGGAGCAGGGCGTGCGGCTCGTGTCGATCGTGGACCCGGCGGTGAAGGCCGAGCCGGGGAACGCGGTGTACGACAGCGGGCGGGCGGCCGGGGCCTTCGTCCGGGACGCGCGGGGCGACGAGGTCCACGGGGTGGTGTGGCCGGGCGAGTGCGCCTACCCGGACTTCACCGATCCCGCGGTACGGGAGTGGTGGGGCGGGCTGTACGAGGAGCGGCTCGGGCAGGGCTTCGCCGGGGTCTGGCACGACATGAACGAGCCGGTGTCCTTCGCCCCCTTCGGTGACACGACGCTGCCGCGTTCGTCGCGGCACGCCCTGGACGGCCGGGGCGGCGACCACCGCGAGGCGCACAACGTGTACGGGCTCACGATGGCCCGCGCCGGGTACGAGGGGCTGCGGCGGCTGCGGCCCGACGAGCGGCCCTTCCTCTTCTCGCGTTCCGGCTGGGCCGGCATGCAGCGGTACGGGGGCACCTGGTCGGGCGACGTGTCGACGGGGTGGCCGGGGCTGCGGGCCTCGCTCTCGCTGGTACTGGGGCTCGGCCTGTGTGGGGTGCCGTACTCGGGCCCCGACGTCGGCGGTTTCGACGGCAGCCCGACGCCGGAGCTGTTCCTGCGCTGGTACCAGCTGGGGGCGTGGCTGCCGCTGTTCCGCACGCACGCGGCGATCGGCGCGGGGCGGCGCGAACCGTGGGAGTTCGGACCCGAGGTCCTGGAGCACGCGCGCGTGGCCCTGGCCGAACGGGAGCGGCTCCGGCCGTACTTCACGACCCTGGCCCGGCTCGCCCGGATGACGGGCGCTCCGTACGTGCGCCCGCTGTGGTGGGGGGCGCCCGAGGACCGGGTGCTGCGCGACTGCGAGGACGCGTTCCTGCTCGGCGACGCGCTGCTGGTGGCGCCGGTCCTGACCCGGGGCGCCGACCGGCGGGCGGTGCGGCTGCCGCGCGGACGGTGGTACGACACGGCGACGGAGCAGGCGTACGAGGGTCCCGGGCAGGTGCTGCTCGACGCGCCGCTCTCCCGGGTGCCGGTCCTGGCGCGGGCGGGGGCGGTGCTCCCGGTGCGGGGCGAGGACGGCGGTCTGGCCTTGGAGGTGTGGGCGCCCGCCGCCGGGCGGACGGGCGGCGGGCTCGTCGTACGGGACACGGGGGACGGCTGGGAGTCGGCCGAGATCGAGCGGTACCAGTCACGGCTCGTGGACGGGCGGGTGCTCGTGGAGCGGGTGACGGACGACGGGGTGGAGGAGGCCGGGCTGCCGGTGCGGGTGCGGGGGGTGTGA
- a CDS encoding acetoacetate--CoA ligase has protein sequence MTSAQTEPLWQPDEDRIATAAVTRFQTWAAEHHGAPAEGGYPALHRWSVDELEAFWQAVVEWFDIRFSTPYERVLGDRSMPGADWFPGATLNYAEHALRAAGERPHDTALLHVDETHEPTPITWGELRRQVGSLAAELRALGVQPGDRISGYLPNVPQSVVALLATAAVGGVWTSCAPDFGARSVLDRFQQVEPVVLFTVDGYRYGGKEHDRRDTVAELRAELPTLRAVVHIPLLGTPAPEGTLAWDDLVAADVEPVYEQVPFSHPLWVLYSSGTTGLPKAIVQSQGGILVEHVKQLGLHCDLGPEDVFFWYTSTGWMMWNFLVSGLLTGTTVVLYDGSPGYPDTAAQWRVAERTRATLYGTSAAYVMACAKAEVHPGRDFDLSSVKCVATTGSPLPPDGFRWLHDEVRENLWIASVSGGTDVCSCFAGAVPTLPVHIGELQAAGLGTDLQAWDPSGKPVIDEVGELVVTNPMPSMPIHFWNDPDGSRYRDSYFEMFPGVWRHGDWITITDHGSVVIHGRSDSTLNRQGVRMGSADIYEAVERLPEIRESLVIGLEEPDGGYWMPLFVHLVEGATLDEELIARIKRTIRSELSPRHVPDEIIEVPGVPHTLTGKRIEVPVKRLLQGTPLAKAVNAGSVDDLGLLHFYETLAATRRG, from the coding sequence ATGACATCAGCGCAGACCGAGCCGCTCTGGCAGCCGGACGAGGACCGCATCGCCACGGCCGCCGTCACCCGCTTCCAGACCTGGGCCGCCGAGCACCACGGCGCCCCGGCCGAGGGCGGGTACCCGGCGCTCCACCGCTGGTCCGTCGACGAGCTCGAAGCCTTCTGGCAGGCGGTCGTCGAGTGGTTCGACATCCGCTTCTCCACCCCGTACGAGCGCGTCCTCGGCGACCGCTCGATGCCCGGCGCCGACTGGTTCCCCGGGGCCACCCTCAACTACGCCGAGCACGCCCTGCGAGCCGCCGGCGAGCGGCCCCATGACACGGCGCTGCTCCATGTGGACGAAACACATGAGCCCACGCCGATCACCTGGGGCGAGCTCCGCCGCCAGGTCGGCTCCCTCGCCGCCGAACTCCGCGCCCTCGGCGTACAGCCGGGCGACCGGATCAGCGGCTACCTGCCCAACGTCCCGCAGTCCGTCGTGGCGCTCCTCGCCACCGCCGCCGTCGGCGGCGTGTGGACCTCCTGCGCCCCCGATTTCGGCGCCCGCAGCGTCCTGGACCGCTTCCAGCAGGTCGAGCCCGTCGTCCTCTTCACCGTCGACGGCTACCGCTACGGCGGCAAGGAGCACGACCGCCGCGACACCGTCGCCGAACTGCGCGCCGAGCTCCCGACCCTCCGCGCGGTCGTCCACATCCCGCTGCTCGGCACCCCGGCCCCGGAGGGCACCCTCGCCTGGGACGACCTCGTCGCGGCCGACGTCGAGCCGGTGTACGAGCAGGTTCCGTTCTCGCACCCGCTGTGGGTCCTGTACTCCTCCGGCACGACCGGCCTGCCGAAGGCGATCGTCCAGTCCCAGGGCGGCATCCTCGTCGAGCACGTCAAGCAACTGGGCCTGCACTGCGACCTCGGTCCCGAGGACGTGTTCTTCTGGTACACCTCCACCGGCTGGATGATGTGGAACTTCCTCGTCTCCGGCCTGCTCACCGGCACCACCGTCGTCCTGTACGACGGCAGCCCCGGCTACCCCGACACCGCCGCCCAGTGGCGCGTGGCCGAACGCACCCGCGCCACCCTGTACGGCACCTCCGCCGCGTACGTGATGGCCTGCGCCAAGGCGGAAGTGCACCCCGGCCGTGACTTCGACCTCTCGTCGGTGAAGTGCGTGGCCACCACCGGTTCCCCGCTGCCCCCCGACGGCTTCCGCTGGCTCCACGACGAGGTCCGCGAGAACCTCTGGATCGCCTCCGTCAGCGGCGGCACCGACGTGTGCTCCTGCTTCGCGGGCGCCGTCCCCACCCTCCCCGTCCACATCGGGGAACTCCAGGCGGCGGGCCTCGGCACCGACCTCCAGGCCTGGGACCCCTCCGGCAAGCCCGTGATCGACGAGGTCGGCGAACTCGTCGTCACCAATCCCATGCCGTCCATGCCGATCCACTTCTGGAACGACCCCGACGGCAGCCGCTACCGCGACAGCTACTTCGAGATGTTCCCGGGCGTCTGGCGCCACGGCGACTGGATCACGATCACCGACCACGGCTCGGTCGTCATCCACGGCCGCTCCGACTCCACCCTGAACCGCCAGGGCGTACGGATGGGAAGCGCCGATATCTATGAGGCCGTCGAACGCCTCCCGGAGATCCGCGAATCCCTCGTGATCGGCCTGGAGGAGCCGGACGGCGGCTACTGGATGCCGCTCTTCGTCCACCTCGTCGAGGGCGCCACCCTCGACGAGGAGCTGATCGCCCGCATCAAGCGGACGATCCGCTCCGAACTCTCGCCGCGCCACGTCCCCGACGAGATCATCGAGGTCCCGGGCGTCCCGCACACCCTCACAGGCAAGCGCATCGAGGTCCCGGTCAAGCGCCTCCTCCAGGGCACCCCGCTGGCCAAGGCCGTCAACGCCGGCTCGGTCGACGACCTCGGACTCCTGCACTTCTACGAGACCCTGGCGGCCACCCGCCGGGGCTGA